In Woeseia oceani, one DNA window encodes the following:
- a CDS encoding serine/threonine-protein kinase: MQALTEGTCLSSRYTLIRRVGGGAMADVWLAQDARNDSQVALKILHEKFAADTARHDAFRREWQTASRLMHAHIVRVFDYHDDDERPYFALQYLAGQSISALHGRPLEQILGPAGLIADALRYAHGKGIVHSDLTGANIVLDARGAPYLLDFGAARADGATQSTGGTPVALSPQQQAGEPAHPADDIYAFAILLNELVCGAPPLAGEPALTDSRGEKLPASLRDLLSRMLAPERAARPDAEAVAEALKTAGFPPGVTPLAASVSNGAPASEEIEVRSVRPRPASQTAAAKGPVTKSGGVPLSAVVVGLGLLLAAFLAVLFVLPPADELPAVQAESEQAVTAGAGESAADKLADTTEEEVAEFNENTPRSDGSSDTAIKAATDDALGDLLSQLERLRYRGIDRWGGQEFLDVLDRYGTGDEAYLAKNYQAAGDHYRAASTMLEPFFDRIPEVFRETMAAARAAFDAQDHREAIRLFDLAVAITPGNAEAEQGLKRAQNIESVLRLMDSGRAFEKNLEYDAALQAFSGALDIDPQWQPAREALTRVRAALEQLAFESRMTEGFMALASNNYDSARVAFEAAKAMRPDSRQPVDGLLQVDQEVRLLRIQSLESAALEQEEAEQWEAAIDSYQEALSVDGDLQFAKEGLRRATQRAGLHKRLAAYISEPDSLSSPDTMQAATGLLLELSRITPSGPRLEDEKATLARLLKRAATPLPVQLQSDNQTEVSIFRVGRLGTFDSRQLELRPGSYVALGSRAGYRDVRLEFRVAPEIEMKPIIVQCEERI; this comes from the coding sequence ATGCAGGCACTGACTGAAGGCACTTGTCTGTCCAGCCGCTACACGCTGATTCGGCGTGTTGGCGGCGGTGCTATGGCTGACGTATGGCTGGCACAGGATGCCCGCAACGACAGCCAGGTGGCGCTCAAAATTCTGCACGAGAAGTTCGCTGCGGACACTGCCCGTCACGATGCCTTTCGCCGTGAGTGGCAAACAGCAAGTCGTTTGATGCATGCCCACATCGTGCGTGTTTTTGATTATCACGATGACGATGAGCGGCCGTACTTCGCACTGCAATACCTGGCTGGTCAGTCAATATCCGCCTTGCACGGGCGGCCCCTCGAACAAATTCTGGGGCCCGCAGGCCTGATTGCGGATGCGTTGCGTTACGCGCATGGCAAGGGCATCGTCCACTCCGATCTTACCGGTGCCAACATTGTACTGGATGCCAGGGGCGCGCCTTACTTGCTGGATTTCGGGGCAGCGCGGGCTGACGGCGCGACGCAAAGCACCGGTGGCACACCGGTGGCACTGAGTCCGCAACAACAGGCCGGTGAACCGGCACATCCTGCGGATGACATCTACGCGTTCGCGATACTGTTGAATGAACTGGTCTGTGGTGCGCCACCGCTTGCCGGTGAACCGGCACTGACCGACAGCCGTGGTGAAAAACTGCCTGCCAGTTTGCGCGATCTGCTCAGTCGCATGCTGGCACCGGAGCGGGCTGCCCGACCTGACGCGGAGGCGGTCGCCGAGGCACTGAAAACGGCCGGCTTCCCGCCAGGCGTCACGCCACTTGCGGCAAGCGTCAGCAACGGTGCACCGGCGTCCGAAGAAATCGAAGTTCGCTCGGTGCGACCCCGACCAGCGTCGCAAACGGCGGCGGCAAAGGGCCCGGTCACGAAGAGTGGTGGTGTGCCGCTCAGTGCGGTTGTGGTCGGTCTTGGCTTGCTATTGGCGGCGTTTCTCGCGGTGTTATTCGTCCTGCCACCTGCTGACGAGTTGCCTGCGGTGCAAGCAGAATCAGAGCAAGCTGTCACGGCGGGAGCCGGGGAATCCGCAGCCGACAAGCTCGCTGATACAACCGAAGAAGAGGTTGCCGAGTTCAACGAAAACACACCGCGCAGCGACGGCAGCAGCGACACTGCGATCAAGGCGGCCACCGACGATGCGCTCGGTGATCTGCTCTCGCAACTCGAACGCTTGCGCTACCGTGGTATTGATCGGTGGGGCGGACAGGAATTTCTTGATGTCCTCGACCGGTACGGGACTGGCGACGAGGCGTACCTCGCCAAGAATTATCAGGCCGCCGGCGATCACTACCGTGCAGCATCGACCATGCTCGAGCCCTTCTTTGATCGGATTCCTGAGGTATTCCGGGAAACGATGGCGGCAGCCCGTGCAGCGTTTGACGCGCAGGATCATCGCGAGGCAATCCGGCTTTTTGATCTCGCTGTGGCGATTACGCCGGGCAATGCAGAGGCCGAGCAGGGGCTGAAGCGCGCGCAAAATATCGAGAGTGTTCTGCGCCTGATGGACAGTGGCAGGGCGTTTGAGAAAAACCTCGAGTACGATGCCGCTTTGCAGGCCTTCTCGGGTGCGCTGGATATCGATCCACAATGGCAGCCAGCGCGAGAGGCACTGACGCGGGTACGCGCGGCGCTGGAACAACTGGCATTCGAATCCCGAATGACCGAAGGATTCATGGCGCTGGCCAGCAATAACTACGACAGCGCCCGGGTTGCGTTTGAAGCAGCCAAAGCAATGCGCCCCGATTCGCGGCAGCCGGTCGACGGACTGTTGCAAGTTGACCAGGAAGTCCGCCTGTTGCGGATACAAAGCCTGGAATCCGCTGCGTTGGAACAAGAGGAGGCCGAGCAGTGGGAAGCGGCCATCGACAGTTACCAGGAGGCATTGTCGGTTGACGGTGATCTGCAATTCGCAAAGGAAGGTCTGCGACGAGCCACGCAAAGAGCGGGTTTGCACAAGCGTCTCGCGGCTTATATCAGCGAGCCGGATTCATTGAGTTCGCCGGACACAATGCAGGCTGCTACTGGTTTGCTACTTGAATTGTCGCGGATTACGCCCTCGGGGCCGCGCCTCGAAGACGAAAAAGCAACGCTGGCCCGCCTTTTGAAACGAGCGGCAACGCCGTTGCCGGTTCAGCTGCAGTCCGACAACCAGACCGAGGTATCGATATTCCGGGTCGGCCGGCTGGGTACTTTCGACAGCCGGCAACTGGAGTTGCGCCCGGGCTCGTATGTCGCACTTGGCAGTCGGGCAGGGTACCGTGACGTGCGACTGGAGTTCCGGGTCGCACCGGAAATCGAAATGAAACCGATCATCGTGCAATGTGAGGAACGAATTTGA
- a CDS encoding Spy/CpxP family protein refolding chaperone, translated as MKRQLTTLMAATAFAVLANGPVMAQTDDTPTTRHAEGEHHGGDRSKMHRGKKGDRFGNPRHMVKRLQRELDLTDLQKQAIDNSLLAAKPEADALRDASRANHKAMRELSPDAADYDVQLQALADERGQLEADRAKLHGRIRAEIDAQLTDEQRQRLAEIKSERKERAGKRRADRSSTKS; from the coding sequence ATGAAACGACAACTGACGACATTGATGGCCGCGACGGCCTTCGCCGTACTGGCGAACGGTCCGGTCATGGCACAGACCGACGATACGCCGACTACGCGGCACGCCGAGGGCGAACACCATGGCGGCGACCGCTCGAAAATGCATCGCGGCAAGAAGGGCGATCGCTTCGGCAATCCCCGGCACATGGTAAAGCGCCTGCAACGGGAGCTCGATCTGACCGACCTGCAGAAGCAGGCGATTGACAATTCATTGCTGGCGGCGAAACCCGAAGCCGACGCGCTAAGGGACGCATCCCGTGCCAACCACAAGGCGATGCGCGAACTTTCTCCGGATGCCGCTGATTACGACGTGCAGTTACAGGCTCTGGCAGATGAGCGCGGCCAGCTGGAAGCGGACCGGGCGAAATTGCACGGGCGCATTCGCGCAGAGATCGATGCGCAGCTGACCGACGAGCAGCGGCAGCGACTGGCTGAAATCAAGAGCGAGCGCAAAGAGCGCGCGGGCAAGCGACGAGCCGACCGTTCTTCAACAAAAAGTTAG